Proteins from one Bos taurus isolate L1 Dominette 01449 registration number 42190680 breed Hereford chromosome 7, ARS-UCD2.0, whole genome shotgun sequence genomic window:
- the CXXC5 gene encoding CXXC-type zinc finger protein 5 isoform X1 — MSSLSSGPQDTGGSSSSSSNGSSGSGPKAGVADKSAAVAAAAPASVADDAPPPERRNKSGIISEPLNKSLRRSRPLSHYSSFGGSGGSGGGSMMGGESAEKAAAAAASLLANGHDLAAAMAVDKSNSTSKHKSSAVASLLSKAERATELGAEGQLTLQQFAQSTEMLKRVVQEHLPLMSEAGAGLPDMEAVAGAEALNGQSDFPYLGAFPINPGLFIMTPAGVFLAESALHMAGLAEYPMQGELASAISSGKKKRKRCGMCAPCRRRINCEQCSSCRNRKTGHQICKFRKCEELKKKPSAALEKVMLPTGAAFRWFQ, encoded by the coding sequence ATGTCGAGCCTCAGCAGTGGCCCCCAGGACaccggcggcagcagcagcagcagcagcaatggcagCAGTGGCAGTGGCCCAAAGGCAGGAGTGGCAGACAAGAGTGCGGCGGTGGCCGCTGCTGCGCCAGCCTCGGTGGCGGATGACGCCCCACCCCCCGAGCGGCGGAACAAGAGCGGCATCATCAGTGAACCCCTCAACAAGAGCCTGCGCCGCTCCCGCCCCCTCTCCCACTACTCTTCGTTTGGGGGCAGCGGCGGCAGTGGCGGTGGCAGCATGATGGGCGGGGAGTCAGCTGAAAAGGCGGCCGCAGCCGCCGCCTCCCTGTTGGCCAACGGGCACGACCTGGCGGCGGCCATGGCTGTGGACAAAAGCAACTCTACCTCAAAGCACAAAAGCAGTGCTGTGGCCAGCCTGCTGAGCAAGGCGGAGCGCGCCACGGAGCTGGGGGCCGAGGGACAGCTGACGCTGCAGCAGTTTGCGCAGTCCACGGAGATGCTGAAGCGCGTGGTGCAGGAGCACCTACCGCTGATGAGCGAAGCGGGCGCCGGCCTGCCCGACATGGAGGCTGTGGCGGGTGCCGAAGCCCTCAACGGCCAGTCCGACTTCCCCTACCTGGGCGCCTTTCCCATCAACCCGGGCCTCTTCATCATGACCCCCGCGGGCGTGTTCCTGGCTGAGAGCGCGCTGCACATGGCCGGCCTGGCTGAGTACCCCATGCAGGGAGAGCTGGCCTCCGCCATCAGCTCAGGCAAGAAGAAGCGGAAACGCTGCGGCATGTGTGCGCCCTGCCGGCGGCGCATCAACTGTGAGCAGTGCAGCAGTTGTAGGAACCGAAAGACTGGCCATCAGATTTGCAAATTCAGAAAATGTGAGGAACTCAAAAAGAAGCCTTCCGCTGCTCTGGAG
- the CXXC5 gene encoding CXXC-type zinc finger protein 5 isoform X2, which produces MSSLSSGPQDTGGSSSSSSNGSSGSGPKAGVADKSAAVAAAAPASVADDAPPPERRNKSGIISEPLNKSLRRSRPLSHYSSFGGSGGSGGGSMMGGESAEKAAAAAASLLANGHDLAAAMAVDKSNSTSKHKSSAVASLLSKAERATELGAEGQLTLQQFAQSTEMLKRVVQEHLPLMSEAGAGLPDMEAVAGAEALNGQSDFPYLGAFPINPGLFIMTPAGVFLAESALHMAGLAEYPMQGELASAISSGKKKRKRCGMCAPCRRRINCEQCSSCRNRKTGHQICKFRKCEELKKKPSAALEVTAP; this is translated from the coding sequence ATGTCGAGCCTCAGCAGTGGCCCCCAGGACaccggcggcagcagcagcagcagcagcaatggcagCAGTGGCAGTGGCCCAAAGGCAGGAGTGGCAGACAAGAGTGCGGCGGTGGCCGCTGCTGCGCCAGCCTCGGTGGCGGATGACGCCCCACCCCCCGAGCGGCGGAACAAGAGCGGCATCATCAGTGAACCCCTCAACAAGAGCCTGCGCCGCTCCCGCCCCCTCTCCCACTACTCTTCGTTTGGGGGCAGCGGCGGCAGTGGCGGTGGCAGCATGATGGGCGGGGAGTCAGCTGAAAAGGCGGCCGCAGCCGCCGCCTCCCTGTTGGCCAACGGGCACGACCTGGCGGCGGCCATGGCTGTGGACAAAAGCAACTCTACCTCAAAGCACAAAAGCAGTGCTGTGGCCAGCCTGCTGAGCAAGGCGGAGCGCGCCACGGAGCTGGGGGCCGAGGGACAGCTGACGCTGCAGCAGTTTGCGCAGTCCACGGAGATGCTGAAGCGCGTGGTGCAGGAGCACCTACCGCTGATGAGCGAAGCGGGCGCCGGCCTGCCCGACATGGAGGCTGTGGCGGGTGCCGAAGCCCTCAACGGCCAGTCCGACTTCCCCTACCTGGGCGCCTTTCCCATCAACCCGGGCCTCTTCATCATGACCCCCGCGGGCGTGTTCCTGGCTGAGAGCGCGCTGCACATGGCCGGCCTGGCTGAGTACCCCATGCAGGGAGAGCTGGCCTCCGCCATCAGCTCAGGCAAGAAGAAGCGGAAACGCTGCGGCATGTGTGCGCCCTGCCGGCGGCGCATCAACTGTGAGCAGTGCAGCAGTTGTAGGAACCGAAAGACTGGCCATCAGATTTGCAAATTCAGAAAATGTGAGGAACTCAAAAAGAAGCCTTCCGCTGCTCTGGAGGTAACGGCGCCTTAG